TATGCGGCAGCAACTGATCGATCTCACTCGCCCGCTGCGTCGGCAAACGCATGAGGATATCCTTCAAATAGGCATACGGATCATGGCCATTCAGCCGCGCAGACTGGATCAGACTCATGATCGCCGCCGCTCGTTTGCCGCTACGCAGCGATCCAGCGAAGAGCCAGTTTTTGCGTCCCAGCGCCCACGGCCGGATCTGGTTCTCTGCCCAGTTATTGTCAATAGGTACCGCCCCATCACTGAGGTAGCGCGACAGCGCTGCCCAGCGTTTCAGGCTGTAATCCAGTGCTCTGCAAATAGCCGAACCTTCAGGCACGAGGTCGCGCTGGGCGATCATCCAGGTATGCAGTCTATCCATCACCGGGACGGCTTTTTCTTGCCGTATTCGGCGCCGTAAATCCGGCTCCAGATCGCGGACTTCGCTCTCGATTTCGTACAGCAACTGGATGTAGCGCAGGGCCTGCTCGGCGAGCATGCTCTTGTTGGTGGCGTGCAATTCGAAGAACTTGCGCCGGGCATGGGCCATGCAGCCGATCTCGGTCACACCGAGTTCGAAACTGGCCTTGTAGCCGCCAAAGTCATCACACACCAGTTTGCCCTTCCAGTCTTGCAGGAAGTTGCGAGCATGTTCTCCGGCGCGGCTGGGGCTGAAGTCATAAACCACCGCTGCCACGTCCGAAAACTGGCTGGTGGCGTAGGCCCAAACATAGGAACGGTGCGTTTTCTTCGAGCCTGGCGCAAGCATCTGCACCGGTGTTTCATCAGCGTGGACGACCTGCTGCCCAAGCACCACATCGCGCAGCGCGTCAACCAAGGGCTGCAACTGCACGCCGGTAATGCCAACCCATTGAGCCAAAGTGGAACGTGGAATCGCCAGGCCCGCTCGACCGAAAATCGACTCTTGGCGGTAAAGCGGCAGGTGGTCGGCAAACTTGGCGATCATGACGTGGGCCAGCAGCCCGGCGGTCGGGATACCCTTGTCGATGACCTGTGCCGGAACGGGTGCCTGGATCAGCGTTTCGCACTCATCGCATACCCACTTGCCACGGACATGGCGTTCGACGGTGAACACGCCGGGCGTGTAGTCCAGCTTCTCGCTGACGTCCTCACCGATGCGCTTGAGGGCGCAGCCGCATGGGCAGTGGGTGTTGTCCGGTTCGTGATGGATCAGCGTGCGTGGAAACTCTGCCGGCAACGCGGTGCGCTTGGGCTTTTGCTTTTTCTCGGTCGCCGCTGGCGCGGTTTGCAAGGCTTGAAGCTCGGCCTCAATCGCCGCGATATCGGTATCGATCAGGTCATCGAGCAAGCTGGCCTGCTCAGGATTCATCTGCTCGCTGCGCTTGGCAAACTTCAAGCGCTTGAGCTGGGCGATTTCGTGGGTCAGCTTCTCGATCACCGTTTGATCGCGGTTGATCTTCTTGCCCATGGTCTCGACCGTCTTGCCCATCGTCTCGACTTGCTGGTCGAGTGTCTCGACACGCTGTATCAACTGCGCCGCCAAAGCGCGCAGTTGTTCAGGGGTCAGGTGATCGAGATTGGGGAGCGAAGTCATGGTGCCGATTTTGCCAGACCAGACTATTCGCGGCGATAGACCGATAGGCTAATGGCAGCCGCTAAAGCAGTGTGATCGCGCCGCCGGAGCCCGCGCGTTGCCATGGCAGGCCCAGCACCAACGCCTGAAGTTGCTCGGTATCCAGTTCCATTTCAGAGCCATGACGAATGCCAGGCCAGTGAAATTTGCCTTGATTCAAGCGGCGAGCAGCCAGCCAGATACCGAAGCCGTCATGCACCAACACTTTCATCCGTGTGGCTCGGCGATTGGCGAACAGATAAGCACAGTGCGGCTTCGCCGCACCGAACACCGCGATCACTCTGGCCAATGCGGTTTCGGTGCCCGCTCGCATGTCCATCGGTTCAGTGGCGAGCCAGATGGAGTCGATGCGGATCATTGAGCGAGCCCACGGATGAATCGGGCGCATCCTTCGGGATCGGAAGTTGGCCACTTTACCGTGAGCGTTTGTTGGCCAAGTGGTAACTCGATGATCGCCAACGCTTCGGTTTTTCGCTGTGGTTCGACTTTCAAAGGAATGAAAGCTGGCAGCGCGATTGTCTGTTGATCACGATAAAGCGGTAGCCAACGGCGCACGACATTAGCGTTGATACCGTGACTCATCGCAATAGCCGCCACGGAAACACCAGGCTGCTGGCACTCGTGGACGACCTGGGCTTTGAAGGATTTTGAATAGGACTTACGTTCACGCATGGCGATCCTGACATTAAGGGTAATTGCGTCCGCTTAAAATTACGCGGACACAATCACCCTTATTGGCCAAGGTCGGAAGGTGTGTTCGCCGGCCCCTTACATGCGAAAACTACAAAGTCACGAAGTTATCGGACTGAGCGTTCAGGAAATTCTTCAAGAATTCAACGAGCGCGCGTCAGAATTTGGGATTACCGAAGATAACCTGGTTTCAGTAAGCGTCACCCCACCACGTCATGCGATCAAAATTCTGGACGGTGACATAACAAAGGACGCAAAAGTGCAAGTGACCTTCATCTATTGGAGCGACCGATGAGCCATATCAAAGCCCGCGTCGAAGCTCTCCGAATGCTTGTGGACGAACTCAAGAACGCAGAAACAATCTTCGAGCGTGCATCGCTTTTTGCTGCCATTCGCGGTTTGGTTGAGGACCTCGACAATGACGAACGCCTCAACAGCTATGCTAAAGAGAAAGCTATCGGCGTCCGATGGCACTCTGCTGCCGCGCTTGGCTTTGACGAAACCAATGGACACACGTTCGAAGCCCACAGAGCCTGGGCTATGGGTGATCTTAGTACCCTAGAGTCTGCGTACGACTAAACTTCAAGCCCGGCCGCCCGTCTTTTCGCGCACTTTCAGGAGGAAACGTTCACAGCATGAGTAAAAAATCAGCCGATGCTGTAGCGGCAGAGGCATTCAAGATCCCTACACATTATGTGTTTTTTGCTTACGTCCTTACAACACTCGCACTCGCATTTGGGGTCGGCTTAAGCGTGCACTTCAGCGACTGGATGTGGCTAGCACGATTCGGTGCACTACTTGTTTTTTGGCGTTGATGTTTGAAGTTACAGGGCTGCCTGAGCAATTCGCGAACAAAACGATGGAGCTCACAGAAGGAATAACCGCTCAGACTGTTTTCAATCA
This genomic stretch from Pseudomonas orientalis harbors:
- the tnpC gene encoding IS66 family transposase; the protein is MTSLPNLDHLTPEQLRALAAQLIQRVETLDQQVETMGKTVETMGKKINRDQTVIEKLTHEIAQLKRLKFAKRSEQMNPEQASLLDDLIDTDIAAIEAELQALQTAPAATEKKQKPKRTALPAEFPRTLIHHEPDNTHCPCGCALKRIGEDVSEKLDYTPGVFTVERHVRGKWVCDECETLIQAPVPAQVIDKGIPTAGLLAHVMIAKFADHLPLYRQESIFGRAGLAIPRSTLAQWVGITGVQLQPLVDALRDVVLGQQVVHADETPVQMLAPGSKKTHRSYVWAYATSQFSDVAAVVYDFSPSRAGEHARNFLQDWKGKLVCDDFGGYKASFELGVTEIGCMAHARRKFFELHATNKSMLAEQALRYIQLLYEIESEVRDLEPDLRRRIRQEKAVPVMDRLHTWMIAQRDLVPEGSAICRALDYSLKRWAALSRYLSDGAVPIDNNWAENQIRPWALGRKNWLFAGSLRSGKRAAAIMSLIQSARLNGHDPYAYLKDILMRLPTQRASEIDQLLPHKWQPV
- the tnpB gene encoding IS66 family insertion sequence element accessory protein TnpB (TnpB, as the term is used for proteins encoded by IS66 family insertion elements, is considered an accessory protein, since TnpC, encoded by a neighboring gene, is a DDE family transposase.), with translation MIRIDSIWLATEPMDMRAGTETALARVIAVFGAAKPHCAYLFANRRATRMKVLVHDGFGIWLAARRLNQGKFHWPGIRHGSEMELDTEQLQALVLGLPWQRAGSGGAITLL
- the tnpA gene encoding IS66-like element accessory protein TnpA yields the protein MRERKSYSKSFKAQVVHECQQPGVSVAAIAMSHGINANVVRRWLPLYRDQQTIALPAFIPLKVEPQRKTEALAIIELPLGQQTLTVKWPTSDPEGCARFIRGLAQ